In Montipora capricornis isolate CH-2021 chromosome 4, ASM3666992v2, whole genome shotgun sequence, the DNA window TTTCAGTGCACGCAGTTCAAATAGAGCCTTGGATGTAACCTGCTTGAGACAAAGCTTATCTTCCCTTTTTCCGATTAGAAAAAATCTGCTGCAGCGACGAGCATGTGAAAATGGCTAACAGCTTGAGAACCTACAAGCGGCTTTGAGACGGCTTTGAGACGGCTTTGAGACTTCCTGATATGAAACCAATCGGTCCGCGCCAGGAAGACAAACACGTGCAGGTGCATGAAAAACTGCTGCGAAACATATTAACTCTTCGAAATTAATACATTGATTTTACTTTCTTAGGTAACTAATCATGAATTTCACTGAGcgacaaattttaaaattaagatcGAAAAGCAAATATCGAGttcaaataaaacaattaatggTTGTTTCTCAATGACGTCTCCATACTCCAAGGGTTTTCATTTTGTGAACTCTATTTCTTATCAGTTTCAATTTTTTATTGATTCTAAAATTCGTCTCTTTTGAGCTCGTAGCAGTGACACGAGTCTTAAACAGTTTCCACTAATTCATAAGCTTTAACTTTTTCCGcttttcaaagaataaaatataaaataaaaataaaattattataaactCAACAACCCTAAGCTTATCATTGGAGCAACATAAGCTATAATAAAAAGTGAAAGGCATTTGCAATGATGAAAGGAAGCTTAAGAACCAATTTAGTTGACAACATAAATTGAATGATAAACATTTGTTAAGAAAACTCAGCTAATTTACGATATTATTTTCCGAGATGACTTTCACAGGATTAATTTTTGTGCAGTTGACAATCaatttaaggatggtgcctactactaattcaaaggtatttttgcgcggtttactgaatatgcgggaaaagcagatgttaaggacgttcgcgcccattgctactgcgcattttctcgcgcatgtcacgcacacgtcaagCATCGCAGACCAGGAAGGTAAACAGACATGGCATCGAGCCAGTGTTTGATCCTCCCTCGGGCGACCCTCGGGCAAAGGGTCGCTTGCGGGaacatgggatagctgtggacccaggtcttctcgggaatgtcacgcaatgacaaaaaaaaaaacaaaacaaaatctgtacgtgagaagttacaaatatttcgctttGTATGCTcgcgtgcgaccgaagttttctttcttagactaatatgtatcgtttttcaaggtctatttaataataataataataataataaataataataataataataaaaataataataataaataacgcaagcttctaaaactGTACcttatctcgaaaacgagcgcggtgaccccccattttttttttttttttgcatttttggaaaaagtagaccattacctttctgcgtggaaaatttaaaaaaacctgtacgtgggaacattttgggcgcgaacgtccttaacaagTGTTAGTGAAATCCGAAATgaaaattggcggtaaccacgcatttttcgaagataaataATCAacgatatttgtaaaaagcttgaAAATACAAAGgattgtatggcgttcttttccaaattgaagcttacttatccctgaaaaatgcatagttacctccaattttcattttggataccaagagcacttgctaagttctgctttctccacatagttttgaaccgcaccaaaatatccctgtattaataagcaccattcacaggaaatccgagtatctcgagatgcgcaaaacgtatgcgcaataacaatagtaggcgccatCCTTAAAGAGGTCATAAAGGCCCCTTTCCAGTTCACTTTTCGAACAGTTTGTATCTGAGGGTTGTGTAGTACGTGTACGTATCAACTCCATTATTATTCGCAACAACTACCATAAGAAGGGAACAACGCaggtttttcaattttatttttttcggaTGTGTCACCACTTGATATTTTATTCCCAACAGTACTTATTTTGGGTATCACCTGCTGCCGATAGAGACAACGTATTGTAGGTTCGCAGTATAATACTGATCTTAACTCGGTTGCAGATGCTCATTAAAGCTGATCCTCGTGATGAACAATCCCTTTTTTCTCAAGCATGCCTGTATCCCCAGtgcaaaaatttgttttattcgTTTTATTTATAAACTTTGAATTCACCACCGTATTAACTATCATTGCAATTTCTGTGCAATCCGTTGAATATACTTTAACTTAATTTCTTTCTAGTGGTGAATTACCGGAttaactaaaacaccaacataCAGTTTATTCTCATTTTATCTACTGCTTCTAAATTTTCATTGGTCGTTGCTAATAAAGAAAGAGCCAGAAACAACGTCATCACTCTTGAGGAGGAAGAAAGAGAGACACCCTGGAAGCGAGGtgcattcttttccaaagagTAGCCTGGCTCTTTAAAAGTTAACCGCTGCAGGCTGGTTACGAAGACCTACTCAGGGCTGTTGTCTAAAGCATCACAGCCTAACTTTATTATAACTTTCCCGTCCCCTTTATTTCATGGAACGTtgatttcctataataaggtattcTACTAATAAAGAGTAATTGCTGCATATCTGGGCAGTTTAAGTATTCAGTAAAGTTATTATAACTTTCCCGTCCCCTTTATTAGCTCCAGCCTCGTTCCTTTGATTTTTACCGTCGTTGTACGACCCTCCTCCTCCGGCAGTTCCTTTCTGAGAAGTGCCGAATACTCCCCCACCTGAGTAcccaccaccccctcccccgAATACAAACGCGAATGATCCCCCACCAAAGCCTCCGTTAACTGACGGACCTTTTCCTCCCGTTCCACCGTTCCCAAAACTCAAGGGTGCTTCCCCAATTGGCAACCCTGAATCACCGTTTCCTAACACCCCTGCTCCCCCTCCAGCACTCAAACTGGGGTCTCTTTTACCCGTTTGAGCATTGCAGACTTGACCCCCACCCCCCTGTGTCCCACCACACTGAGACCCGTTTCTTGTTGCCTGACCTGGGTCTCCGTCTGTGAAATTGTCACGTGCTGCTCCTCCACCACCTCCCCCACCAGCAATAATAAGTGGAGAGTCATCCATAAGAGTGACAAAACTCtcaccaccccctccccctggCCGATCAAAGAAAAAGTTATTTGTACCCCCCTCTTGACCCACTAAGACTTTTAATTGAGTTCCTTGAACAAGCTGAAAAGTCCCTGTTATCTTTGCTCCTAAACCACCTAGTTTCCAAAGCAATAAAGAAGCGGCAAAAGTGCCGTTGGCACCGGAAGCGCCACAGGCCTCAATGACGTAAGTTCCTGTCACGGGAACAGTCCATATTTGAATTCCTTTGTCTAAAATGACTTGATCTTCCAATGAGGTTCCTTTGTATCCGGCTGTGCTTGTCGGTCCAGTTGCTCCGCGGGCACCAAGGGTCGTAAAAATGTATTTGCGTTCTGGAATGATCTGTGAGGGACGTGAAGCATACGATTACAAACTGACAGGAGCCTTAGGTAGGAGGTTGCTCTTCCCATTCAGGCCCTATGAGACAACATTTGCGCTTATCTTTCTAtatttagaacgccacgagttcgtcgactgcacgcactgtttagaatggccaatcagaataaagtcaaacaaagacaaaaataacaaacacaATGTGTGCAAATTGGGCTAATTGATGAAAATTGacgtaaatgtgagtctcctggtAAAAGgttaaggctggtttacacgCACAACGCAAGCATAAGTTTAAGAAACATGCGCAGGCGCATtgacttgttgttaattagtgccTTTGTTGTAACGAAAGGTACCAATTATCAAACGCTACTGCGTCTGCGTATGTTGGTTGTGCTTATGACTGCGTTGGACTTGTAAACCAGCCCTCATTTCTAAAAATACAATGATACGCGCAAaattgactcaaggatatagtgcatagGGAGGTTCCTAACACTGACTGACTGATAGAAGCGTCTTGAAGGAGACATGTAAAATTAGAGACCATTTGAGAGTcccttaacaaaaaaaaacggcggccatattggtgtcgCAAACTATTCTTCCCAGGATACGGAAACGAAGCAGTCTATTCTCAAAAAACCctgagttgttttgttttgtaaagaCAAGACGAAGATGTAAGATGAAGATGCAATCGGTGTGAAAGTGTATCAAGATCTCTAAGTGTTCTAAAGTCGAACTCTTACAGACTGTATACCTACCAAACAGTCTTGTATGTCAACGAGATCTGTAAGACCACGGTAAAGACAAAGAAGGGGCTAAACTCTTCCCAAAAACTATGTATTAGCCTCGTTTATAAAATCAAATAATGGAACGTGCCCATTGATGAAAGTAATCACGGCGAAATAATGGAAGGAGGAAATCTGCTACCACGCGGCCGCTATTAACTGTCAAGCAGAGAGTGAGAGTAAGACCGGCAGGGCCAAATTCACCTTGCCCCATTTGtttaagagggtctcaatgggaggggggggggggtcccctttgacggttgacggttaaaaaaaagccattttgaCGGTTCAcagttaatttttcggaatgacgtttgtaacacgaaattaaaaggaaaatttggcTGTAGTTTTCAATAAAACGATACAATTTTGCCCCTGTTTGAATAACCCAATTAGTGCTATAATTTGTGCGTTAAAAATGAGGTTTTGGTCTTCTATATTATGTGTCTAATTACCTTTGTTACCGCTGGGCTTACTAAACGCATGCTCCAACAATGTCTATGGGACATACGAAACATTCCATAAATATAACCCTCCGATACCGTCCTACTCACTTCCTCAAAGATTTGTTAAGCCTTATCTTGAAAGCaaattctttcttgttcaaatttACGGGAAAAAACACTTTCAAACGCACGAAACCGCAGTATCCTTTGCCAACATTTTGATGGCTGCAGTTGAAACAGATATCATCAAACTAAGTTAATACAAGCCATTTCTTTAGAAAAGATACATCGACGACATCTTTCTCTGTCGAGCATAACCAAAGAAGAATGTATAATTCTCAGATGGATTACCTGGGAATAATATAATAAAGATAGCACTTAAACTACACTCTGATAGGTACCCTAATTGAAATATAGTTAATTTTCGCATTCCCAGCTTGTTGTTTGAAAACATGTGTTGCTTTTTGAGTGTTTTAATAAACTCGAGAAGAGATATATTAGGTCAGTAAGACCAGTTCAATTGCAGGCAATTATTGAACAAGGTGGCTTGGCGCCTGGTGCGCTAAACTTTGACTGAAAATTTCGCCGTGAATCCACAGACCTTGAGGACATGTTCATTGTTCATATTGGTAAGCATGTAATTGCCTGTACTATCCTACTGGGTAGAACTGGAACTAGCACGCCCGCGGCATGCTGGGACTCTAAGCCTGGGGGCATAGTCATTCTAGTGAGACAAGATGGCGGCTATACTTGTAACCCTCGAAACGTCCGCttctagaatctctgtacggtggccaatttacattatcaactccgttgataaaactaaatttttgtatacttgtAATCGTTTGTTAGTTTATCTGTATGCGCTGATGATCACGACATTGTAGGGTTACGTTAAGGCCCTAGTTTTGGAAAGTCTCGTCAAATTGGCTGCTCTCCTCTCCAACCCAATGCATCTTTGAGCGATTTTATTTCATTAAGCTAATGAACCAATGAGCCCAAGCTTGTCCAAACCAACCTCATATCCGGAATGGGCAGGTAATATCATCAGTTGAAATGTTATTTTCTCCATAAGAAAGGCTTGTTTCGTGGTTGGTCCATAACTACTTTACCAAAACGAGACTAAGGGACTTTTAGTGTTTCCATGTAGAGTTGAATGATTTTCTGACTTTAGcgaaatttagtcgcaaaattaGCAAACTGTTCCTTTTTCTCTGCTGTTTCAAGTTTGGCTCTTCTCATGATTTCGCGCCATTTTCTCTGCTGCCTCACGACCCACCAGTTCCCCCTGTGCCCAACTTTACCCACCCCTCCCACCAGATACTTCACCCTTGAACTCGCGTTAAAAGTCGAAGTTTACTCACCTGCATGTGACCCACTATCAGCGGATGTTTCGTCGTCATCTTTTGTACTCTAATTTAGTATGagcatttcaatgttttaggtGCCATAGACTCATTTGCTCGTGGCTTAAAAAATGCTGCCAAGCTTATTGAAGATGCAACTTTAGACTCTCTGGTCAAGGTGAGTTCAAAAGGATATTCACGGGAATGGAGCAATTTTAACGCGTCTGAGTGGACACTCAATGGGCCCGACAGCGTTTCATTGTCCGGCAATATGCCAGTTTCCCGTTGAAACGAGCATGAAATTGAGGCTGATGTGAATACCTTTTCAAAACTTCGTTTCCGGGGTCTTTCCGGAAACAGCAGGAGCGACCCTCCTTTTTGCCATGGGGTTGTGCTTCTTGCGATATATTTTATGAATAATTCGAGTGAGCAGTGAGCAGTCCTTCTTATAATATACTTGGAAGTGGCGTAAGAAATTTCGACGGCGATGTTTGGTAAACCTTTTTTGACAATTCcgtttattgtttttttcaggAGCGTTACAAAAGTTATGACGGAGGTATCGGAGCGAAGATTGAGAAAGGAACCACTTCCTTGGAAGAGCTTGAGGTAGTTTTTTAGTATGTTTGTCGCTTCATGATGTTTCGTTGGCATTTTATGTTTGTTGGGTTGTTGTTAGAACGTTTGCGAAATGCGCAAACTTGTAACTTTGTGTTCGTTTTCGTTGGAATTACCGTCCAAAAACCTGAATACCCCAAGTTTTGGAACGAGACAAAGAACGAGTTAGACTAAAGGGCGAAGTATCTCTTCTACAAGTCTATCTCGTTGAAATCATAAACTTAAAATGGCCTTGAAAGCAAATTTCTACAGCGCGCAAAAGGTGCCATTTATCTCGCCAATTGTCATTTCGCTACtaaaaaacatatctttatAACGTTAGTTGTAGTTTGATGAAACTGTAGTAGCGAGTTGGTTAGTGGCAAGTACTCGTCGTGGCGAAAGGCTATAAACTACGCCAATATGGATCTTGATTGTTACCCaacttttcagtgttttcttttaggCTTTCGTCGTGGAACACGGAGAGCCAAAGCTCATCTCTGGAAAACAAGAGAAGTGTGAAGCAATTGTCAATTTTTATGTCTAATTTTGTAGTAATTTAGAAAGTGTTTACATGATTCAAATAATTTAGAGAGGGCTAGATAGGTATAAACTTATTCTTGGTTTGcttccacgtgatgagacggctatgttggtgcacaaacacttgaaaatggccccacacgttttgcataataaaagagtcaaattcccaaaggacattttactgcattgttctgtacaccatcATGgacgccgtgacgtcagatacCAACCATCAATTCAGCAAAATGTACAAAACGAAAAGTTCGATGCAAACTGATTGGAAAAAACGGAAACATTACGAAAAGGTGTTCCATCttgaaaacaagagaaatgCCTGTTTATCTGTGCTAGTCAATCAATTTTTACATCAATCATTAAAGAATTTTTATAGGTATTAACGTCTTCAACATTGCCACTTTTAACTCAGTTTGATGCTCAAATCATAGTTAATAAGAGGGAAATTGTTTGGAAGCTCGGTTGGAAAGTCCATGACCGTGCACAaccttttgttttgcgctcatacactatgcatgaattatgtaaccaacacgtttctattggttagttcctcagtacggagtaaacagctattgtgttttgtgcacggtcaaggccaaaaaagaaaacaagaacgtacaacaaagaaatttgtcgggtttcataaccattcccctctgtTAACGATACTCAAATGGACCTGCAGCCTGGGTTTAATAAGGTTCGTCCCATTgttcttccttcttttcttaAAGTTTCACTGAGTCACATGGTTATTTCTTCTATCTACGTTTTAACTATCTAAACGAACCTGTGCAAGGACGGATCCAGGGGGAGGGTGCAAGGGGTGGGCatcctcccccctccccccgagGTGACCTGAGGCTTTCTAATAACATTGGTATTCTACAAAAAAAtagtcaccagtcagctacgccattccttagtggtgcacccctccctcctaagaaaaatcctggatccgcgcctgctgtaaaagcgaaagaaaaggAGAGCACAGAGACGGAGAAAAATGGGACTGGAGTTACTCCTTTTTTATCCCGCCGTAATCCCCAAcgaaggacgctttccatttaacAGAACTGACCTGCCGGAACCGGGCAATTGGAAGAGCTAATACCataacgccttcaaattaacacacttcgaggatgacaGTATAATCCTCTAGAAAAATaggagggattatcatgcaggtgtctggccggccagttctgacaaaaggaatgGGCCCCAGTCACGTTATATAAACCCATCCAATCGTAACATGACGTTGCGTTATGGAACCATTTCtataccttattataggaaattaacactCCATTATGTTAACGCGAATCGttaaaattcgcgttaatttgaGTCGCGCTAATTATGTTGAGCGTTATTTTCCGCGACCGTCGTTAATTAAGTGCAGCGTTAATTTCCGCGCTTTTAATTTCCATTATTGTTAACCCTAATTTTGAAACCTATCCAGACATTCATGACACCTATAAAAACAATAAGATAAGGtacaagcttttttttttctagctttTCTTTCCGTTAACCCCTGCATTAATTCgaattttgaaaactgttttgtTGACCATTGGGCTCAGTTttgttcagtgttttttttgCACCATTGTTGAATGAATTTGTTCCAGTGGTCACCACCAAATGTCTTAATCGTGTTAATTTCCTTTATCGTGAAATTCTACCTCCTCCTTcgcgttaattttctttattcgaaaGTCGTGACAATTTCCAATACCTTAATTTCAAAGGAACGTtgatttcctataataaggtattcTACT includes these proteins:
- the LOC138045141 gene encoding xylose isomerase-like, which produces MFIVHIGAIDSFARGLKNAAKLIEDATLDSLVKERYKSYDGGIGAKIEKGTTSLEELEAFVVEHGEPKLISGKQEKCEAIVNFYV
- the LOC138045140 gene encoding ALK tyrosine kinase receptor-like, encoding MLQNCFHAPLRVLKIISLLIFVTPVRLLERKGDTSRSSIVRIIENPILTGCVIHRQRSYDFLSCAHLCLGRSDCVSVNYENVRNGICELHCLSSPASGLDTNAFSAKRGYLLGHLIIPERKYIFTTLGARGATGPTSTAGYKGTSLEDQVILDKGIQIWTVPVTGTYVIEACGASGANGTFAASLLLWKLGGLGAKITGTFQLVQGTQLKVLVGQEGGTNNFFFDRPGGGGGESFVTLMDDSPLIIAGGGGGGGAARDNFTDGDPGQATRNGSQCGGTQGGGGQVCNAQTGKRDPSLSAGGGAGVLGNGDSGLPIGEAPLSFGNGGTGGKGPSVNGGFGGGSFAFVFGGGGGGYSGGGVFGTSQKGTAGGGGSYNDGKNQRNEAGANKGDGKVIITLLNT